From Brienomyrus brachyistius isolate T26 chromosome 18, BBRACH_0.4, whole genome shotgun sequence, one genomic window encodes:
- the hnrnpul1l gene encoding heterogeneous nuclear ribonucleoprotein U-like protein 1 isoform X4, protein MSGVNVKKLKVNELKEELQRRGLDTRGLKADLVDRLQAALEAEATGEGGGPPGPMDEACVGGEEAEHGDGAGEGYQEEEPFSYVGEGDEGDEDDQEPAEEENGEQGGTPEVEASEMSFGIGTDFTSEDLNESNLKQDYEPEPQEPEGQEFVEHVQPEVKAEEFEVKEEMKAEEEAQQYEDHYKISEEQQQEPTDKWETQEAVQVKMEDRHMPYGRKRPYDEGRGFSYYELREDKRSRSPQPPAEEEEEDFDDTLVAIDTYNCDLHFKVSRDRYSGYPLTIEGFAYLWSGARASYGVAKGRVCYEVKINEEISVKHLPSSEPDPHVVRVGWSLDSCSTQLGEEPFSFGYGGTGKKSMDCKFEDYGERFGENDVLGCYIDFESGEDIEICFSKNGKWLETAYCIKREELAGRSLIPHVLVKNCAVEFNFGQKESFFPQPDGYTFIQNVPVEDRVRGTVGPSCKAECEILMMVGLPASGKTTWAMKHAEENPAKKYNILGTNAIMDKMKVMGLRRQRNYAGRWDVLIQQATQCLNRLIQIAARKKRNYILDQTNVYGSAQRRKMRPFEGFQRKAIVICPTDEDLKERTLKRTDEEGKDVPDHAVLEMKANFVLPEAGEFLDDVAFVDLQREDADKLVKQYNEEGRKAAPPPDKRYDNRQGGFRGRGGGYQRYDNRSGPQGGRGGFQNRGGAGGGGFRGGYNRGGYNQNRWGNNHRDGGSGGRGGYNRNQQAGGGYNQNRQAPYNKGSSTTASTYSQAQPQSYNQGYSQGYNQGNYSQGYNYANYSQYPGYSQSYSQAPATTGQTYSQQQNYNQQYQQYAQQWQQYYQNQSQWNQYYGQYGNYGSYSSQGSQGSQGSQGGSQ, encoded by the exons ATGAGTGGAGTAAATGTAAAGAAATTAAAGGTCAACGAGCTCAAAGAGGAACTCCAGCGGCGAGGCCTGGACACCCGCGGCCTGAAAGCGGATCTCGTCGACAGGCTGCAGGCGGCACTCGAGGCCGAGGCCACTGGCGAGGGGGGCGGGCCGCCGGGACCAATGGATGAAGCGTGTGTGGGCGGCGAGGAGGCTGAGCACGGAGACGGAGCCGGCGAGGGGTACCAGGAGGAAG AGCCATTCTCCTACGTAGGCGAAGGAGATGAAGGTGATGAAGATGATCAAGAGCCAGCGGAGGAAGAgaacggggagcagggaggcacGCCTGAAGTGGAAGCCTCCGAGATGAGCTTCGGGATCGGGACTGACTTTACTTCGGAAGATTTGAACGAATCCAACTTGAAGCAGGATTACGAGCCAGAGCCACAAGAACCCGAAGGTCAAGAGTTTGTGGAACACGTACAACCAGAAGTTAAAGCAG AAGAGTTTGAGGTGAAGGAGGAGATGAAGGCTGAAGAGGAAGCACAGCAGTACGAAGATCATTATAAGATTTcagaggagcagcagcaagaGCCGACAGATAAGTGGGAAACCCAGGAGGCCGTGCAGGTTAAGATGGAGGACAGGCACATGCCTTATGGACGCAAGAGACCCTACGATGAGGGCCGAGGATTCAGTTACTATGAACTTCGTGAAGATAAGAG GTCACGCTCACCCCAGCCCCCagcagaggaggaagaggaagacttTGATGACACTCTGGTGGCCATTGACACCT ACAATTGTGACCTGCACTTCAAGGTGTCACGTGACCGGTACAGTGGCTACCCCCTCACTATCGAGGGCTTCGCCTATCTGTGGTCGGGCGCCCGGGCCTCTTATGGCGTCGCCAAAGGCCGTGTCTGCTATGAGGTCAAG ATTAATGAGGAGATATCGGTAAAGCATCTGCCCAGCAGTGAGCCTGACCCTCATGTCGTGAGAGTTGGCTGGTCCCTGGATTCCTGCAGCACGCAACTAG GTGAGGAGCCTTTTTCCTTTGGATATGGAGGAACAGGCAAGAAATCCATGGACTGCAAGTTTGAAGATTACGGCGAAAGGTTTGGAGAAAATGACGTCCTTGGCTGTTACATA GACTTTGAAAGTGGAGAAGATATCGAGATATGTTTTtcgaagaatgggaaatggctgGAGACGGCGTACTGCATCAAGAGAGAAGAGCTGGCCGGACGATCTCTTATCCCGCACGTTCTGGTCAAGAACTGTGCAGTGGAGTTCAACTTTGGCCAGAAAGAGTCTTTCTTCCCTCAGCCAGACGGATATACCTTTATCCAGAATGTTCCAGTAGAGGACCGGGTCCGAGGCACCGTGGGACCTTCCTGCAAAGCTGAATGTGAG ATCCTGATGATGGTAGGCCTGCCTGCTTCTGGAAAGACCACCTGGGCGATGAAGCATGCGGAAGAGAACCCAGCCAAGAAGTACAATATCCTGGGCACCAATGCCATCATGGACAAGATGAAG GTGATGGGTCTTCGACGTCAGCGGAACTACGCGGGCCGCTGGGACGTCTTAATCCAACAGGCCACACAGTGTCTAAACCGGCTGATCCAGATCGCCGCTCGCAAGAAGCGTAACTACATCCTGGATCAG ACAAATGTATATGGATCAGCCCAGAGACGAAAAATGCGTCCTTTTGAAGGTTTTCAACGCAAGGCTATTGTAATTTGTCCCACGGACGAGGATTTAAAAGAGCGAACGTTAAAGCGAACTGATGAGGAAGGGAAGGATGTACCCGATCATGCTGTGTTAGAAATGAAAG CCAACTTTGTGCTCCCGGAGGCCGGCGAGTTTCTCGACGACGTTGCTTTCGTGGACCTGCAGCGAGAAGATGCCGACAAGCTCGTGAAGCAGTACAATGAGGAGGGCCGCAAGGCCGCCCCTCCTCCCGACAAGCGCTACGACAACCGGCAGGGGGGCTTCCGCGGCAGAGGCGGCGGGTACCAACGCTATGACAACCGTAGCGGTCCCCAGGGAGGCCGTGGAGGCTTCCAGAACCGCGGTGGCGCCGGAGGCGGTGGATTCAGAGGCG GATATAACCGTGGAGGGTACAATCAGAACCGCTGGGGGAATAATCACCGTGACGGTGGCTCTGGGGGACGAGGTGGCTACAACCGCAACCAGCAGGCCGGAGGAGGCTACAACCAGAACCGCCAGGCACCCTACAACAAGGGAAGCAGTACCACTGCTAGTACCTACAGCCAGGCTCAG CCTCAGTCTTACAACCAGGGATACAGTCAAGGTTACAATCAGGGCAACTACAGCCAGGGTTACAACTATGCAAACTACAGCCAGTATCCTGGATACAGCCAGAGCTACAGTCAAGCTCCTGCTACCACCGGACAGACCTATAGCCAGCAGCAGAACTACAATCAGCAATACCAACAG TACGCACAGCAGTGGCAGCAGTATTACCAGAACCAGAGCCAGTGGAACCAGTACTACGGACAGTACGGAAACTATGGCAGCTACTCCAGCCAAGGCAGCCAGGGAAGCCAAGGGTCACAGGGCGGCTCTCAGTAG
- the hnrnpul1l gene encoding heterogeneous nuclear ribonucleoprotein U-like protein 1 isoform X5, which translates to MSGVNVKKLKVNELKEELQRRGLDTRGLKADLVDRLQAALEAEATGEGGGPPGPMDEACVGGEEAEHGDGAGEGYQEEGEGDEGDEDDQEPAEEENGEQGGTPEVEASEMSFGIGTDFTSEDLNESNLKQDYEPEPQEPEGQEFVEHVQPEVKAEEFEVKEEMKAEEEAQQYEDHYKISEEQQQEPTDKWETQEAVQVKMEDRHMPYGRKRPYDEGRGFSYYELREDKRSRSPQPPAEEEEEDFDDTLVAIDTYNCDLHFKVSRDRYSGYPLTIEGFAYLWSGARASYGVAKGRVCYEVKINEEISVKHLPSSEPDPHVVRVGWSLDSCSTQLGEEPFSFGYGGTGKKSMDCKFEDYGERFGENDVLGCYIDFESGEDIEICFSKNGKWLETAYCIKREELAGRSLIPHVLVKNCAVEFNFGQKESFFPQPDGYTFIQNVPVEDRVRGTVGPSCKAECEILMMVGLPASGKTTWAMKHAEENPAKKYNILGTNAIMDKMKVMGLRRQRNYAGRWDVLIQQATQCLNRLIQIAARKKRNYILDQTNVYGSAQRRKMRPFEGFQRKAIVICPTDEDLKERTLKRTDEEGKDVPDHAVLEMKANFVLPEAGEFLDDVAFVDLQREDADKLVKQYNEEGRKAAPPPDKRYDNRQGGFRGRGGGYQRYDNRSGPQGGRGGFQNRGGAGGGGFRGGYNRGGYNQNRWGNNHRDGGSGGRGGYNRNQQAGGGYNQNRQAPYNKGSSTTASTYSQAQPQSYNQGYSQGYNQGNYSQGYNYANYSQYPGYSQSYSQAPATTGQTYSQQQNYNQQYQQYAQQWQQYYQNQSQWNQYYGQYGNYGSYSSQGSQGSQGSQGGSQ; encoded by the exons ATGAGTGGAGTAAATGTAAAGAAATTAAAGGTCAACGAGCTCAAAGAGGAACTCCAGCGGCGAGGCCTGGACACCCGCGGCCTGAAAGCGGATCTCGTCGACAGGCTGCAGGCGGCACTCGAGGCCGAGGCCACTGGCGAGGGGGGCGGGCCGCCGGGACCAATGGATGAAGCGTGTGTGGGCGGCGAGGAGGCTGAGCACGGAGACGGAGCCGGCGAGGGGTACCAGGAGGAAG GCGAAGGAGATGAAGGTGATGAAGATGATCAAGAGCCAGCGGAGGAAGAgaacggggagcagggaggcacGCCTGAAGTGGAAGCCTCCGAGATGAGCTTCGGGATCGGGACTGACTTTACTTCGGAAGATTTGAACGAATCCAACTTGAAGCAGGATTACGAGCCAGAGCCACAAGAACCCGAAGGTCAAGAGTTTGTGGAACACGTACAACCAGAAGTTAAAGCAG AAGAGTTTGAGGTGAAGGAGGAGATGAAGGCTGAAGAGGAAGCACAGCAGTACGAAGATCATTATAAGATTTcagaggagcagcagcaagaGCCGACAGATAAGTGGGAAACCCAGGAGGCCGTGCAGGTTAAGATGGAGGACAGGCACATGCCTTATGGACGCAAGAGACCCTACGATGAGGGCCGAGGATTCAGTTACTATGAACTTCGTGAAGATAAGAG GTCACGCTCACCCCAGCCCCCagcagaggaggaagaggaagacttTGATGACACTCTGGTGGCCATTGACACCT ACAATTGTGACCTGCACTTCAAGGTGTCACGTGACCGGTACAGTGGCTACCCCCTCACTATCGAGGGCTTCGCCTATCTGTGGTCGGGCGCCCGGGCCTCTTATGGCGTCGCCAAAGGCCGTGTCTGCTATGAGGTCAAG ATTAATGAGGAGATATCGGTAAAGCATCTGCCCAGCAGTGAGCCTGACCCTCATGTCGTGAGAGTTGGCTGGTCCCTGGATTCCTGCAGCACGCAACTAG GTGAGGAGCCTTTTTCCTTTGGATATGGAGGAACAGGCAAGAAATCCATGGACTGCAAGTTTGAAGATTACGGCGAAAGGTTTGGAGAAAATGACGTCCTTGGCTGTTACATA GACTTTGAAAGTGGAGAAGATATCGAGATATGTTTTtcgaagaatgggaaatggctgGAGACGGCGTACTGCATCAAGAGAGAAGAGCTGGCCGGACGATCTCTTATCCCGCACGTTCTGGTCAAGAACTGTGCAGTGGAGTTCAACTTTGGCCAGAAAGAGTCTTTCTTCCCTCAGCCAGACGGATATACCTTTATCCAGAATGTTCCAGTAGAGGACCGGGTCCGAGGCACCGTGGGACCTTCCTGCAAAGCTGAATGTGAG ATCCTGATGATGGTAGGCCTGCCTGCTTCTGGAAAGACCACCTGGGCGATGAAGCATGCGGAAGAGAACCCAGCCAAGAAGTACAATATCCTGGGCACCAATGCCATCATGGACAAGATGAAG GTGATGGGTCTTCGACGTCAGCGGAACTACGCGGGCCGCTGGGACGTCTTAATCCAACAGGCCACACAGTGTCTAAACCGGCTGATCCAGATCGCCGCTCGCAAGAAGCGTAACTACATCCTGGATCAG ACAAATGTATATGGATCAGCCCAGAGACGAAAAATGCGTCCTTTTGAAGGTTTTCAACGCAAGGCTATTGTAATTTGTCCCACGGACGAGGATTTAAAAGAGCGAACGTTAAAGCGAACTGATGAGGAAGGGAAGGATGTACCCGATCATGCTGTGTTAGAAATGAAAG CCAACTTTGTGCTCCCGGAGGCCGGCGAGTTTCTCGACGACGTTGCTTTCGTGGACCTGCAGCGAGAAGATGCCGACAAGCTCGTGAAGCAGTACAATGAGGAGGGCCGCAAGGCCGCCCCTCCTCCCGACAAGCGCTACGACAACCGGCAGGGGGGCTTCCGCGGCAGAGGCGGCGGGTACCAACGCTATGACAACCGTAGCGGTCCCCAGGGAGGCCGTGGAGGCTTCCAGAACCGCGGTGGCGCCGGAGGCGGTGGATTCAGAGGCG GATATAACCGTGGAGGGTACAATCAGAACCGCTGGGGGAATAATCACCGTGACGGTGGCTCTGGGGGACGAGGTGGCTACAACCGCAACCAGCAGGCCGGAGGAGGCTACAACCAGAACCGCCAGGCACCCTACAACAAGGGAAGCAGTACCACTGCTAGTACCTACAGCCAGGCTCAG CCTCAGTCTTACAACCAGGGATACAGTCAAGGTTACAATCAGGGCAACTACAGCCAGGGTTACAACTATGCAAACTACAGCCAGTATCCTGGATACAGCCAGAGCTACAGTCAAGCTCCTGCTACCACCGGACAGACCTATAGCCAGCAGCAGAACTACAATCAGCAATACCAACAG TACGCACAGCAGTGGCAGCAGTATTACCAGAACCAGAGCCAGTGGAACCAGTACTACGGACAGTACGGAAACTATGGCAGCTACTCCAGCCAAGGCAGCCAGGGAAGCCAAGGGTCACAGGGCGGCTCTCAGTAG
- the im:7138535 gene encoding protein FAM98A yields MARLSPTVWGLKVLGYPGSACLERCTCDELPCPLLTWLVTELRATCLEMQDGDRQDSKVNTILVGELRDILTKLHCPYAGLTTETLSSVLLNNLIEFLVTELLAVRILQFKDAHPEEQKQDENEKDRREEWGKNLDLEEGEQEAEGGKKNERECNELEYEFSELLKALDLDASSQLSDVYAQVESHLAMLPDGVLPGPLLKTPLSPEQWSSIQKISQVLIGDYECRMQMVIKRFEVTRQSFTWGERGQERLAVVSSMLLPAPPPARSCISLSSLLAAREDQSYILPVKAGHSTAIHKVLMGTVPDRGGRPGEIEPPMPIWEGRREGGAGGHQRRWTKRKRKKR; encoded by the exons ATGGCAAGACTTTCGCCGACGGTATGGGGGCTTAAGGTCCTCGG GTACCCGGGCAGTGCCTGCTTGGAGAGATGCACATGTGACGAGCTGCCTTGCCCCCTTCTCACATGGCTGGTCACAGAGCTTAGGGCCACATGTTTGGAAATGCAGGATGGTGACAGACAAG ATTCAAAGGTGAATACCATCTTGGTGGGGGAGTTGAGGGATATCTTGACAAAGCTGCACTGTCCCTATGCAGGCCTGACTACTGAGACCTTAAGCTCAGTACTTCTCAACAACCTCATTG AGTTTTTGGTAACAGAGCTCCTTGCGGTGAGAATACTCCAGTTTAAAGATGCTCACCCCGAGGAACAGAAACAGGATGAGAATGAGAAGGATCGGAGAGAGGAGTGGGGTAAAAACCTGGACCTTGAGGAAGGAGAACAAGAAGCTGAAGGTGGAAAAAAGAATGAGAGAGAGTGTAATGAGCTGGAATATGAGTTTTCAGAGCTGTTGAAGGCTCTGGATTTGgatgcttcctctcagctgagTGATGTATACGCTCAG GTGGAGTCGCATCTTGCGATGTTGCCAGATGGTGTCCTACCTGGGCCTCTTCTGAAAACACCACTAAGTCCTGAGCAATGG TCCAGCATCCAGAAGATTAGTCAGGTCCTTATTGGGGACTATGAATGTCGGATGCAAATGGTGATCAAGCGCTTTGAGGTCACGAGACAGTCCTTCACCTGGGGAGAGAGGGGGCAG GAGCGTCTTGCAGTGGTTTCCAGCATGCTGTTACCTGCTCCCCCTCCTGCAAGGTCCTGCATCTCTTTGTCATCCCTCCTGGCAGCCAGAGAAGACCAGTCATACATCCTTCCAGTGAAAGCAGGACATAGCACTGCCATTCACAAG GTGCTGATGGGGACAGTCCCAGACAGGGGAGGGCGCCCTGGAGAGATTGAGCCCCCTATGCCTATCTGGGAGGGCCGTCGTGAAGGTGGAGCAGGTGGGCATCAGCGTCGCTGGACGAAAAGGAAGAGAAAGAAACGATGA